One Nitrospirota bacterium genomic window carries:
- a CDS encoding ribosome maturation factor RimP, with protein MMNIETLKERLRELILPIMDAMGYELQDVELLGKGGRFLLRVIIDKDGGVTLNDCEKASREIGAMLDVEDPIPSSYVLEVSSPGLDRPLRNPGDERLSRQEKRM; from the coding sequence ATGATGAATATAGAGACTTTGAAAGAAAGATTGAGAGAACTCATATTACCCATAATGGATGCAATGGGCTACGAGTTACAGGATGTAGAACTTCTGGGAAAAGGAGGAAGATTTCTTTTGAGGGTTATTATAGATAAAGATGGAGGGGTGACCCTTAATGATTGCGAAAAAGCAAGCCGCGAGATAGGGGCAATGCTTGATGTGGAGGACCCAATACCATCATCTTATGTCTTAGAGGTATCATCCCCGGGTCTTGACAGGCCCCTCAGGAATCCTGGAGATGAAAGATTATCGAGGCAAGAGAAACGGATGTAG